The following are encoded together in the Ictalurus punctatus breed USDA103 chromosome 1, Coco_2.0, whole genome shotgun sequence genome:
- the pde1ca gene encoding dual specificity calcium/calmodulin-dependent 3',5'-cyclic nucleotide phosphodiesterase 1A isoform X2, producing MSFCLVDIFDMESPTKEIEDFENNSLKYLQPEQIEKIWLRLRGLRKYKKTSQRLRCLVKQLERGEASVVDLKKNLEYAASVLESVYIEETRRLVDTEDELSDIQSDSVPSEVRDWLASTFTRQMGLMLRRTEEKPRFRSIVHAVQAGIFVERMYRRTSNMVGLSYPPSVITVLKHVDTWSFDVFALNDASGEHALKFIFYELLTRYDLISRFKIPISALVSFVEALEVGYSKHKNPYHNLIHAADVTQTVHYFLLKTGMVHWMTELEIFAMIFAASIHDYEHTGTTNNFHIQTRSDTAILYNDRAVQENHHVSSAYRLLQEDDEMNILYNLSKDDWREFRTLVVEMVLATDMSCHFQQVKAMKNFLQQPEAIDKPKALSLLLHTADISHPAKKWDLHHRWTTSLLEEFFRQGDKEAELGLTFSPLCDRKSTMVAQSQIGFIDFIVEPTFTVLSDMAEKIMTPLIDEASRSGLASFRRSSLNNIPSDGKRANVKSTGSEGSTAHNCSLLSIDFKSFKGTWNEEVHQNREKWKTQAAKEENIKKEEEEKANEKEADRKEDTTEEKTDPAQDKDKSSNKDTKDSSLTECNKVSKERDTKPEPTDSTKAKVDKKEPTEQQPKEVEGNKDPGGLNGTKTEAANDQADAKKPDTSSDTDNSQQVQNGDELDLPDSDDSDTKSSDDADEEHSTQESSGTSLVASAASASTPDAH from the exons ATTACGATGTCTGGTGAAACAGCTGGAGCGGGGTGAGGCCTCTGTTGTTGACCTAAAGAAGAACCTGGAGTATGCAGCTTCTGTACTGGAGTCAGTGTACATCGAGGAGACAAG ACGACTGGTGGACACAGAAGATGAGCTCAGTGACATCCAATCAGATTCGGTGCCTTCAGAGGTGCGGGATTGGCTAGCCTCCACCTTTACGCGACAGATGGGGTTGATGCTTAGGCGGACAGAGGAGAAGCCACGTTTCCGCAGTATCGTCCATGCTGTTCAGGCTGGGATATTTGTAGAGAG AATGTATCGGCGGACGTCCAACATGGTGGGATTAAGCTATCCACCCAGCGTGATCACAGTACTAAAG CATGTGGATACATGGTCATTTGATGTGTTTGCGCTGAATGATGCAAGTGGAGAACATGCACTGAAATTCATATTTTACGAGCTCCTCACCAGATATGACTTAATCAGTCGCTTCAAG ATCCCCATCTCTGCACTGGTGTCATTTGTAGAGGCTCTGGAAGTGGGCTACAGTAAACACAAAAACCCCTACCATAACCTTATCCATGCAGCAGATGTCACTCAGACTGTACACTACTTTTTGCTGAAAACAGGCATGGTG CACTGGATGACAGAGTTAGAAATCTTTGCGATGATATTTGCAGCATCAATACATGATTATGAACACACCGGGACCACTAACAATTTTCACATACAAACAAG ATCAGACACTGCAATATTGTACAATGACCGTGCAGTGCAGGAGAATCATCACGTGAGTTCTGCTTATCGACTCTTACAGGAGGACGATGAAATGAATATTCTCTATAACTTATCAAAAGATGACTGGAG AGAGTTCCGAACACTGGTAGTTGAGATGGTTTTGGCCACAGACATGTCCTGTCACTTCCAGCAGGTCAAAGCCATGAAGAACTTCCTTCAGCAGCCAGAGGC GATTGACAAACCAAAGGCTTTATCACTGTTACTGCACACTGCGGACATCAGCCACCCTGCCAAAAAGTGGGATTTACATCACCGCTGGACCACATCTCTGCTGGAGGAGTTCTTCAGACAG GGGGATAAAGAGGCAGAACTGGGCCTTACTTTCTCTCCTCTTTGTGACCGCAAGTCCACCATGGTGGCCCAGTCTCAGATTG GTTTTATTGACTTCATTGTGGAGCCCACATTCACTGTGCTATCGGACATGGCAGAGAAAATAATGACTCCTCTCATTGATGAGGCATCACGCTCAGGGCTGGCCAGCTTCAGACGCTCCAG CCTGAATAACATCCCATCTGATGGCAAGCGGGCCAATGTGAAGAGCACTGGCTCAGAAGGCAGCACCGCTCACAATTGCTCCCTGCTTAGCATTGACTTCAAGAGTTTCAAGGGTACCTGGAACGAAGAGGTGCATCAGAACAGAGAGAAGTGGAAAACTCAGGCAGCCAAAG AGGAGAACATCaaaaaggaggaagaagagaaggccAATGAGAAAGAAGCTGATAGAAAAGAGGACACAACTGAAGAGAAAACAGACCCCGCACAGGACAAAGACAAATCATCAAACAAAGACACGAAAGATTCTTCGTTAACAGAATGTAACAAAGTCAGCAAAGAGAGGGACACAAAACCAGAGCCAACAGACTCCACCAAGGCCAAAGTGGATAAGAAAGAGCCCACAGAACAGCAACCTAAAGAGGTGGAGGGCAATAAGGACCCAGGGGGACTGAACGGAACAAAGACAGAGGCTGCTAATGATCAGGCGGATGCAAAAAAGCCAGACACCAGCAGTGATACAGACAATAGCCAGCAAGTTCAAAACG GGGACGAGCTGGACTTACCCGACAGTGACGACAGTGACACAAAGAGCTCTGATG ATGCAGATGAGGAGCACAGCACTCAAGAAAGTTCAGGCACCTCCCTAGTAGCCAGTGCTGCATCCGCCTCCACGCCTGATGCACACTAA
- the pde1ca gene encoding dual specificity calcium/calmodulin-dependent 3',5'-cyclic nucleotide phosphodiesterase 1A isoform X1: MSFCLVDIFDMESPTKEIEDFENNSLKYLQPEQIEKIWLRLRGLRKYKKTSQRLRCLVKQLERGEASVVDLKKNLEYAASVLESVYIEETRRLVDTEDELSDIQSDSVPSEVRDWLASTFTRQMGLMLRRTEEKPRFRSIVHAVQAGIFVERMYRRTSNMVGLSYPPSVITVLKHVDTWSFDVFALNDASGEHALKFIFYELLTRYDLISRFKIPISALVSFVEALEVGYSKHKNPYHNLIHAADVTQTVHYFLLKTGMVHWMTELEIFAMIFAASIHDYEHTGTTNNFHIQTRSDTAILYNDRAVQENHHVSSAYRLLQEDDEMNILYNLSKDDWREFRTLVVEMVLATDMSCHFQQVKAMKNFLQQPEAIDKPKALSLLLHTADISHPAKKWDLHHRWTTSLLEEFFRQGDKEAELGLTFSPLCDRKSTMVAQSQIGFIDFIVEPTFTVLSDMAEKIMTPLIDEASRSGLASFRRSSLNNIPSDGKRANVKSTGSEGSTAHNCSLLSIDFKSFKGTWNEEVHQNREKWKTQAAKEENIKKEEEEKANEKEADRKEDTTEEKTDPAQDKDKSSNKDTKDSSLTECNKVSKERDTKPEPTDSTKAKVDKKEPTEQQPKEVEGNKDPGGLNGTKTEAANDQADAKKPDTSSDTDNSQQVQNGRRTGYLIRFTKKPSYCASSYPLPREKGVESKLTDARSKAMRLQCISLRRGR, translated from the exons ATTACGATGTCTGGTGAAACAGCTGGAGCGGGGTGAGGCCTCTGTTGTTGACCTAAAGAAGAACCTGGAGTATGCAGCTTCTGTACTGGAGTCAGTGTACATCGAGGAGACAAG ACGACTGGTGGACACAGAAGATGAGCTCAGTGACATCCAATCAGATTCGGTGCCTTCAGAGGTGCGGGATTGGCTAGCCTCCACCTTTACGCGACAGATGGGGTTGATGCTTAGGCGGACAGAGGAGAAGCCACGTTTCCGCAGTATCGTCCATGCTGTTCAGGCTGGGATATTTGTAGAGAG AATGTATCGGCGGACGTCCAACATGGTGGGATTAAGCTATCCACCCAGCGTGATCACAGTACTAAAG CATGTGGATACATGGTCATTTGATGTGTTTGCGCTGAATGATGCAAGTGGAGAACATGCACTGAAATTCATATTTTACGAGCTCCTCACCAGATATGACTTAATCAGTCGCTTCAAG ATCCCCATCTCTGCACTGGTGTCATTTGTAGAGGCTCTGGAAGTGGGCTACAGTAAACACAAAAACCCCTACCATAACCTTATCCATGCAGCAGATGTCACTCAGACTGTACACTACTTTTTGCTGAAAACAGGCATGGTG CACTGGATGACAGAGTTAGAAATCTTTGCGATGATATTTGCAGCATCAATACATGATTATGAACACACCGGGACCACTAACAATTTTCACATACAAACAAG ATCAGACACTGCAATATTGTACAATGACCGTGCAGTGCAGGAGAATCATCACGTGAGTTCTGCTTATCGACTCTTACAGGAGGACGATGAAATGAATATTCTCTATAACTTATCAAAAGATGACTGGAG AGAGTTCCGAACACTGGTAGTTGAGATGGTTTTGGCCACAGACATGTCCTGTCACTTCCAGCAGGTCAAAGCCATGAAGAACTTCCTTCAGCAGCCAGAGGC GATTGACAAACCAAAGGCTTTATCACTGTTACTGCACACTGCGGACATCAGCCACCCTGCCAAAAAGTGGGATTTACATCACCGCTGGACCACATCTCTGCTGGAGGAGTTCTTCAGACAG GGGGATAAAGAGGCAGAACTGGGCCTTACTTTCTCTCCTCTTTGTGACCGCAAGTCCACCATGGTGGCCCAGTCTCAGATTG GTTTTATTGACTTCATTGTGGAGCCCACATTCACTGTGCTATCGGACATGGCAGAGAAAATAATGACTCCTCTCATTGATGAGGCATCACGCTCAGGGCTGGCCAGCTTCAGACGCTCCAG CCTGAATAACATCCCATCTGATGGCAAGCGGGCCAATGTGAAGAGCACTGGCTCAGAAGGCAGCACCGCTCACAATTGCTCCCTGCTTAGCATTGACTTCAAGAGTTTCAAGGGTACCTGGAACGAAGAGGTGCATCAGAACAGAGAGAAGTGGAAAACTCAGGCAGCCAAAG AGGAGAACATCaaaaaggaggaagaagagaaggccAATGAGAAAGAAGCTGATAGAAAAGAGGACACAACTGAAGAGAAAACAGACCCCGCACAGGACAAAGACAAATCATCAAACAAAGACACGAAAGATTCTTCGTTAACAGAATGTAACAAAGTCAGCAAAGAGAGGGACACAAAACCAGAGCCAACAGACTCCACCAAGGCCAAAGTGGATAAGAAAGAGCCCACAGAACAGCAACCTAAAGAGGTGGAGGGCAATAAGGACCCAGGGGGACTGAACGGAACAAAGACAGAGGCTGCTAATGATCAGGCGGATGCAAAAAAGCCAGACACCAGCAGTGATACAGACAATAGCCAGCAAGTTCAAAACG GCAGGAGGACAGGGTACCTGATCCGCTTCACTAAGAAGCCCAGCTACTGTGCCAGTTCCTACCCACTGCCCCGAGAGAAAGGAGTGGAGAGCAAGCTCACTGATGCCCGGAGCAAAGCCATGCGTCTGCAGTGTATATCTCTGAGACGTGGGAGGTGA
- the pde1ca gene encoding dual specificity calcium/calmodulin-dependent 3',5'-cyclic nucleotide phosphodiesterase 1A isoform X3, which translates to MSFCLVDIFDMESPTKEIEDFENNSLKYLQPEQIEKIWLRLRGLRKYKKTSQRLRCLVKQLERGEASVVDLKKNLEYAASVLESVYIEETRRLVDTEDELSDIQSDSVPSEVRDWLASTFTRQMGLMLRRTEEKPRFRSIVHAVQAGIFVERMYRRTSNMVGLSYPPSVITVLKHVDTWSFDVFALNDASGEHALKFIFYELLTRYDLISRFKIPISALVSFVEALEVGYSKHKNPYHNLIHAADVTQTVHYFLLKTGMVHWMTELEIFAMIFAASIHDYEHTGTTNNFHIQTRSDTAILYNDRAVQENHHVSSAYRLLQEDDEMNILYNLSKDDWREFRTLVVEMVLATDMSCHFQQVKAMKNFLQQPEAIDKPKALSLLLHTADISHPAKKWDLHHRWTTSLLEEFFRQGDKEAELGLTFSPLCDRKSTMVAQSQIGFIDFIVEPTFTVLSDMAEKIMTPLIDEASRSGLASFRRSSLNNIPSDGKRANVKSTGSEGSTAHNCSLLSIDFKSFKGTWNEEVHQNREKWKTQAAKEENIKKEEEEKANEKEADRKEDTTEEKTDPAQDKDKSSNKDTKDSSLTECNKVSKERDTKPEPTDSTKAKVDKKEPTEQQPKEVEGNKDPGGLNGTKTEAANDQADAKKPDTSSDTDNSQQVQNDADEEHSTQESSGTSLVASAASASTPDAH; encoded by the exons ATTACGATGTCTGGTGAAACAGCTGGAGCGGGGTGAGGCCTCTGTTGTTGACCTAAAGAAGAACCTGGAGTATGCAGCTTCTGTACTGGAGTCAGTGTACATCGAGGAGACAAG ACGACTGGTGGACACAGAAGATGAGCTCAGTGACATCCAATCAGATTCGGTGCCTTCAGAGGTGCGGGATTGGCTAGCCTCCACCTTTACGCGACAGATGGGGTTGATGCTTAGGCGGACAGAGGAGAAGCCACGTTTCCGCAGTATCGTCCATGCTGTTCAGGCTGGGATATTTGTAGAGAG AATGTATCGGCGGACGTCCAACATGGTGGGATTAAGCTATCCACCCAGCGTGATCACAGTACTAAAG CATGTGGATACATGGTCATTTGATGTGTTTGCGCTGAATGATGCAAGTGGAGAACATGCACTGAAATTCATATTTTACGAGCTCCTCACCAGATATGACTTAATCAGTCGCTTCAAG ATCCCCATCTCTGCACTGGTGTCATTTGTAGAGGCTCTGGAAGTGGGCTACAGTAAACACAAAAACCCCTACCATAACCTTATCCATGCAGCAGATGTCACTCAGACTGTACACTACTTTTTGCTGAAAACAGGCATGGTG CACTGGATGACAGAGTTAGAAATCTTTGCGATGATATTTGCAGCATCAATACATGATTATGAACACACCGGGACCACTAACAATTTTCACATACAAACAAG ATCAGACACTGCAATATTGTACAATGACCGTGCAGTGCAGGAGAATCATCACGTGAGTTCTGCTTATCGACTCTTACAGGAGGACGATGAAATGAATATTCTCTATAACTTATCAAAAGATGACTGGAG AGAGTTCCGAACACTGGTAGTTGAGATGGTTTTGGCCACAGACATGTCCTGTCACTTCCAGCAGGTCAAAGCCATGAAGAACTTCCTTCAGCAGCCAGAGGC GATTGACAAACCAAAGGCTTTATCACTGTTACTGCACACTGCGGACATCAGCCACCCTGCCAAAAAGTGGGATTTACATCACCGCTGGACCACATCTCTGCTGGAGGAGTTCTTCAGACAG GGGGATAAAGAGGCAGAACTGGGCCTTACTTTCTCTCCTCTTTGTGACCGCAAGTCCACCATGGTGGCCCAGTCTCAGATTG GTTTTATTGACTTCATTGTGGAGCCCACATTCACTGTGCTATCGGACATGGCAGAGAAAATAATGACTCCTCTCATTGATGAGGCATCACGCTCAGGGCTGGCCAGCTTCAGACGCTCCAG CCTGAATAACATCCCATCTGATGGCAAGCGGGCCAATGTGAAGAGCACTGGCTCAGAAGGCAGCACCGCTCACAATTGCTCCCTGCTTAGCATTGACTTCAAGAGTTTCAAGGGTACCTGGAACGAAGAGGTGCATCAGAACAGAGAGAAGTGGAAAACTCAGGCAGCCAAAG AGGAGAACATCaaaaaggaggaagaagagaaggccAATGAGAAAGAAGCTGATAGAAAAGAGGACACAACTGAAGAGAAAACAGACCCCGCACAGGACAAAGACAAATCATCAAACAAAGACACGAAAGATTCTTCGTTAACAGAATGTAACAAAGTCAGCAAAGAGAGGGACACAAAACCAGAGCCAACAGACTCCACCAAGGCCAAAGTGGATAAGAAAGAGCCCACAGAACAGCAACCTAAAGAGGTGGAGGGCAATAAGGACCCAGGGGGACTGAACGGAACAAAGACAGAGGCTGCTAATGATCAGGCGGATGCAAAAAAGCCAGACACCAGCAGTGATACAGACAATAGCCAGCAAGTTCAAAACG ATGCAGATGAGGAGCACAGCACTCAAGAAAGTTCAGGCACCTCCCTAGTAGCCAGTGCTGCATCCGCCTCCACGCCTGATGCACACTAA
- the ppp1r17 gene encoding protein phosphatase 1, regulatory subunit 17-like — MICEQTASMSTGCVRSLSETAEHSLNKQEHPYEDTEMDSQKLRSSEDSQQEELGQKKPRRKDTPVLNSPPLIPGVRLMKGETRLIHLEDEEKETKK; from the exons ATGATATGTGAACAGACTGCCAGCATGTCTACAGGCTGCGTGAGGTCACTCTCAGAGACAGCAGAGCACAGTCTCAACAAGCAGGAGCATCCCT ATGAGGACACAGAGATGGACAGTCAGAAGCTCAGAAGCTCAGAGGACAGTCAGCAAGAAGAACTGGGACAAAAGAAACCACGCAGGAAAGACACGCCTGTGCTCAACTCCCCTCCTCTCATACCAG GGGTAAGGTTAATGAAAGGGGAAACACGTCTGATTCACTTGGAAGATGAAGAAAAGGAGACAAAGAAATAG